In Candidatus Bathyarchaeota archaeon, one genomic interval encodes:
- the ftsZ gene encoding cell division protein FtsZ → MLKDKGNDMGKLKLELDEVELGELRRQKFLTMEQKRIEQIAKISRPTVLAVGIGGAGSNVISWVKKRKVAGGKLISINTDASHLAVSVAHKKILIGEKITKGLGCGGYPKLGEQAMYETMDEVFKEVVGANIIFLVAGLGGGTGTGGACALADELRRRISPEIHNLIIGVVTLPFEIETARMKIARQGIKRLQESCDTVVVIDNNRLIKIAGNLPFRKALGVANTTIGKFIKGITETITTASLINLDYADLRTIMKGAGLASIGVGQGNGDGRVEQAVERALDGRLLDIEDITKARGVLIHVSGGEGMSLQDVHHAGELVKRSIPPKAKVIWGARVDKALKGTASVMVVLTGVESAFLRRHPGSRFRSLFSNKLKW, encoded by the coding sequence ATGTTAAAGGACAAGGGAAACGATATGGGAAAATTAAAATTAGAATTAGACGAGGTTGAACTCGGGGAACTGAGAAGACAAAAATTCCTCACCATGGAACAGAAAAGAATCGAGCAAATAGCGAAAATCTCCAGGCCCACGGTTTTAGCGGTAGGCATCGGAGGAGCCGGAAGCAACGTCATATCGTGGGTAAAGAAGAGAAAAGTAGCTGGAGGAAAGCTCATCTCAATAAACACCGACGCAAGCCATTTGGCTGTGAGCGTCGCCCACAAGAAGATACTGATAGGCGAAAAGATAACAAAGGGACTGGGATGCGGGGGCTATCCCAAACTAGGGGAGCAGGCAATGTACGAAACCATGGACGAAGTCTTCAAGGAAGTCGTTGGGGCAAACATTATATTTCTAGTGGCTGGATTGGGCGGAGGAACAGGAACCGGGGGCGCCTGCGCCTTAGCAGATGAGCTACGCCGACGAATCTCCCCAGAAATCCATAACCTAATTATAGGGGTGGTTACCCTCCCCTTCGAAATCGAAACAGCGAGGATGAAGATTGCGAGACAAGGCATAAAACGACTCCAAGAATCCTGCGACACTGTGGTAGTTATCGACAACAACAGACTCATCAAGATCGCTGGAAACCTACCCTTCAGGAAGGCTCTAGGCGTAGCCAACACAACCATAGGAAAATTCATCAAAGGCATAACTGAAACCATCACCACCGCAAGTCTCATCAACCTGGACTACGCAGACCTTCGCACCATCATGAAGGGAGCCGGCCTCGCCTCGATAGGAGTCGGACAAGGGAATGGAGACGGCAGAGTAGAGCAAGCCGTGGAGAGAGCGTTAGACGGGCGACTGCTCGACATAGAGGACATCACTAAGGCTCGCGGGGTACTGATCCACGTATCAGGTGGAGAAGGCATGAGTCTTCAAGATGTCCATCACGCAGGGGAGCTGGTGAAGCGGTCGATCCCACCGAAGGCAAAGGTTATCTGGGGGGCGAGGGTGGACAAGGCGTTGAAGGGAACCGCCAGCGTCATGGTTGTCCTCACGGGAGTGGAAAGCGCCTTCCTCCGACGACACCCAGGATCGCGCTTCCGCTCCCTTTTCTCCAACAAGCTAAAGTGGTAA